A stretch of Candidatus Zixiibacteriota bacterium DNA encodes these proteins:
- a CDS encoding glutamate mutase L — MAKFDNPDDIKVIVATDCGSTTTKAILIEFVNGEYRLMHRGEAPTTVEAPFEDVTMGALNAVAEVEELSGRKILDENGKFISPSNGKTGTDVYISTSSAGGGLQMMVAGVVRSMTAESAERAALGAGAIVMDVIASNDKRLPHQQIERIRALRPDMILLSGGIDGGTTTHVVEIAELIAAADPRPRLGSSYKLPIIYAGNKEATDLVKEAMADKVDLKTVDNLRPVLERENLGPAREEIHEQFMEHVMAQAPGYKKLMSWTDADIMPTPGAVGLIIQTIAEQYNIEAVGVDIGGATTDVFSVFRPDMETPVFNRTVSANLGMSYSISNVFAEATLPMVMRWVPFKMEERDLRNRVKNKMIRPTTIPQSMEELIFEQAIAKEALRLAFVQHKNFATVLKGVQQQRTIADAFEQSGSGSTIVNMMSLNMLIGSGGVLSHAPRRQQSGLMMIDAFMPEGVTRLAVDSIFMMPQLGVLTEVHKKAATEVFIKDCLIHLGTCVAPAGVTKKPGPVMKYTIDLPGGQVTGTLDHLEMKRFDLGLDDNNQPLECKAVFEPERQYDCGAGKGHRLETKLHGGVVGVVLDGRGRPFDLSTLTEDERVSHLRAWMTELDIYPTDRLKD; from the coding sequence ATGGCCAAGTTCGACAATCCCGATGACATAAAAGTAATCGTCGCCACCGACTGCGGCTCCACCACGACCAAAGCAATCCTGATCGAATTCGTCAACGGCGAATATCGCCTCATGCATCGAGGCGAAGCACCCACCACGGTCGAAGCGCCGTTTGAAGATGTTACCATGGGCGCGCTCAACGCCGTGGCCGAAGTGGAAGAGCTCTCCGGGCGCAAGATTCTCGATGAAAACGGCAAGTTCATCTCACCATCCAACGGCAAGACCGGTACCGATGTCTATATCTCGACTTCGTCCGCCGGTGGTGGTTTGCAAATGATGGTGGCCGGCGTGGTTCGATCTATGACCGCCGAATCTGCCGAGCGGGCAGCGCTGGGAGCCGGTGCTATCGTCATGGATGTGATCGCATCGAACGACAAGCGTCTCCCCCACCAGCAGATCGAACGTATCCGCGCGTTGCGTCCGGATATGATTCTGTTGTCAGGTGGCATTGACGGCGGCACGACCACACACGTTGTTGAAATCGCCGAGTTGATCGCCGCCGCCGATCCGCGCCCGCGGCTGGGATCGTCGTATAAACTGCCGATCATTTATGCCGGTAATAAAGAGGCCACGGACCTGGTCAAGGAGGCGATGGCCGACAAGGTCGATCTCAAAACGGTCGACAATCTCCGTCCTGTGCTCGAACGTGAGAACCTCGGCCCGGCGCGCGAGGAGATCCACGAACAGTTCATGGAACATGTCATGGCCCAGGCGCCCGGCTACAAGAAGCTGATGTCGTGGACCGATGCCGATATCATGCCGACGCCGGGCGCGGTGGGGCTGATTATTCAGACTATCGCCGAGCAGTACAATATCGAGGCGGTCGGTGTCGATATCGGCGGCGCGACCACCGATGTATTCAGCGTTTTCCGTCCTGACATGGAGACGCCGGTTTTTAACCGCACCGTGTCGGCCAATCTGGGCATGTCTTACTCTATCTCGAACGTATTCGCCGAAGCCACTCTGCCGATGGTGATGCGCTGGGTGCCGTTCAAAATGGAAGAGCGTGACCTGCGCAACCGGGTCAAGAACAAAATGATCCGACCCACGACCATTCCGCAATCGATGGAAGAGTTGATATTCGAGCAGGCCATCGCCAAAGAAGCGCTCAGGCTGGCCTTCGTTCAGCACAAAAACTTCGCCACCGTCCTCAAGGGTGTGCAGCAGCAGCGCACAATCGCTGATGCTTTTGAGCAGTCCGGTTCCGGTAGTACCATTGTCAACATGATGAGTCTTAACATGCTGATCGGCTCCGGTGGTGTTCTGTCGCATGCTCCCAGACGTCAGCAGTCGGGTCTGATGATGATCGACGCTTTCATGCCCGAAGGAGTGACACGCCTGGCGGTCGATTCCATCTTTATGATGCCTCAACTGGGCGTCCTTACCGAGGTCCATAAGAAAGCAGCCACCGAAGTATTCATAAAAGACTGCCTTATACACCTGGGCACTTGTGTCGCACCGGCCGGTGTGACCAAGAAGCCGGGCCCGGTAATGAAGTATACGATCGATCTGCCCGGCGGACAGGTCACCGGAACACTCGATCATCTTGAGATGAAACGGTTCGACCTCGGCCTGGACGACAATAATCAGCCGCTCGAATGCAAGGCCGTGTTTGAGCCGGAACGTCAATACGATTGCGGCGCCGGTAAGGGGCACCGTTTGGAAACCAAGCTGCACGGCGGCGTGGTCGGGGTCGTGCTCGACGGACGTGGTCGACCGTTCGATCTTTCCACTCTCACAGAAGATGAGCGCGTGTCACACCTGCGGGCCTGGATGACCGAACTCGATATTTACCCAACCGACCGGCTTAAGGACTGA
- a CDS encoding MotA/TolQ/ExbB proton channel family protein: protein MKTVISIGFFSGSVWQIIGETSAFGIFVLICLTFMSLVSWLIIINKWRQFRVVEKAGLGFLRSFDRSSKLADSIGQAKAHSLSPLSSIFMTGYRELDELRQARNQGGQLQASRQPLATEDFDVIEMAMEKTLNEEIGVLEQRVIFLATTASAAPFMGLLGTVVGIMDSFWSIGEIGSASLAVVAPGIAEALLATIVGLGAAIPAVIAYNWANNRIKFQNKYADSFILAFMVRARKEEP from the coding sequence ATGAAAACTGTTATCTCAATTGGTTTCTTTTCCGGTTCGGTCTGGCAGATAATCGGCGAGACCTCCGCCTTTGGTATTTTCGTACTCATCTGTCTGACATTCATGTCGTTGGTGTCGTGGCTGATTATCATTAACAAATGGCGCCAGTTTCGCGTTGTCGAAAAAGCAGGTTTGGGCTTTCTGCGCTCGTTTGATCGGTCCTCGAAGCTGGCCGATTCTATCGGGCAGGCCAAAGCTCATAGTCTTTCTCCCCTATCGAGCATTTTCATGACCGGATACAGAGAACTGGACGAACTGAGGCAAGCCAGGAATCAGGGAGGTCAGTTGCAGGCGAGCCGGCAGCCGCTGGCCACCGAAGACTTTGATGTGATTGAGATGGCTATGGAGAAGACTCTCAACGAGGAGATCGGTGTGCTCGAACAGCGAGTGATTTTTCTGGCCACCACGGCCAGCGCTGCGCCGTTTATGGGTTTGTTGGGAACGGTGGTCGGTATCATGGATTCGTTTTGGTCCATCGGCGAGATCGGCTCGGCTTCGCTTGCGGTGGTGGCGCCCGGAATTGCCGAAGCCCTTCTGGCCACTATCGTAGGATTGGGAGCGGCTATCCCGGCTGTGATTGCCTACAACTGGGCCAATAATAGGATCAAATTCCAGAACAAGTACGCCGATAGTTTCATCCTGGCCTTCATGGTACGCGCTCGCAAGGAGGAACCCTGA
- a CDS encoding biopolymer transporter ExbD: MRRRQRTYGAVAEINIANLVDVVLVLLIIFMISAPLLQSGIEINLPKTKTAAIEKETQGVVITIDSLGGVFVNDRWASPGDLEEVVERAMEDESTSSVFIRGDSAVPYGTAIEVIGRLKGMGIHSIGLVTAHKEAGRRGR, from the coding sequence ATGCGACGTCGCCAACGCACCTACGGCGCGGTAGCCGAAATCAACATCGCCAATCTGGTCGATGTCGTGTTGGTGCTGTTGATAATTTTCATGATTTCGGCTCCGCTGTTGCAGTCAGGGATTGAGATCAATTTGCCGAAAACGAAAACTGCGGCCATAGAAAAGGAAACCCAGGGTGTTGTCATTACCATCGACAGCCTCGGCGGCGTTTTCGTCAACGACCGCTGGGCCTCACCGGGGGACCTGGAAGAAGTGGTCGAACGAGCGATGGAGGACGAAAGTACCTCCTCGGTTTTTATTCGAGGTGACTCGGCCGTTCCGTATGGAACAGCCATTGAAGTGATCGGTCGTCTCAAGGGGATGGGTATCCATTCAATCGGGTTGGTAACCGCCCATAAGGAAGCCGGTCGGCGAGGACGGTAG
- a CDS encoding TonB family protein: protein MARDLLLSVALHVGIVAFTLLASPFESESQFDDREVISVDLLFEAPPGGIEVQEEPPPDPVTVATPKTVEDEPEEIPISEPVTDDEEVIIDEESQPEETETKEEPPPEDQTVVQPPPADVTAANEPAVAEGPAEIHSTVTGKGTVFAGATISNANFDYPYWFTQTFNKILRNWRNPVASDGVIVCAIYFEVIKSGRVIVKRIETSSGIAPFDAACLAAVDRANPFPPLPRQFADEIIGITLPFKYDPSR from the coding sequence ATGGCTCGGGACCTTCTGCTTTCAGTTGCTTTACACGTGGGTATCGTGGCTTTTACGCTGCTGGCGTCACCGTTCGAGAGCGAGAGCCAGTTCGATGATCGCGAAGTTATCTCGGTAGACTTGCTCTTTGAAGCCCCGCCGGGCGGGATCGAAGTCCAGGAGGAACCACCCCCGGACCCGGTCACGGTTGCAACGCCCAAAACAGTGGAAGATGAACCTGAGGAGATACCTATCAGTGAACCGGTAACGGACGACGAAGAAGTCATAATCGACGAGGAATCCCAACCCGAGGAGACAGAGACCAAAGAGGAGCCGCCACCTGAGGACCAGACGGTGGTTCAGCCGCCGCCCGCAGACGTAACAGCGGCCAACGAGCCGGCGGTCGCTGAAGGTCCTGCCGAGATACATTCCACCGTTACCGGCAAGGGTACTGTCTTTGCCGGCGCCACCATCAGCAACGCCAACTTCGACTATCCATACTGGTTCACTCAGACCTTCAACAAAATCCTGCGCAATTGGCGCAACCCGGTGGCATCGGATGGTGTGATCGTCTGTGCGATCTATTTTGAAGTCATCAAGTCCGGTCGCGTTATCGTCAAACGCATAGAGACCTCTTCGGGGATCGCGCCATTCGATGCCGCCTGTCTGGCCGCTGTCGACCGCGCCAACCCCTTCCCACCGCTGCCTCGTCAGTTTGCTGATGAGATTATCGGTATAACTCTTCCCTTTAAGTATGATCCAAGCAGGTAA
- the tolB gene encoding Tol-Pal system beta propeller repeat protein TolB: protein MKRIFLAFAFVTCLSLTGQAQENKVREILFDTIVKGDVHATPIGVDQMVYVGTEYISKSDTTLMEYATRIVQRDLDFYLDFELIEVDPFYIELYEIVELDLFGWQRLGADYVVKLEAEFPGGMMRVRWKLFDARLKRQIIRGTVDRRKDEWRTLGHEVANDIVTQMTGDPGIFLTRMAYVKKNGNSKELFISDYDGANEKQLTDNGSINLSPVFTPRGDALYYCSYLDGDPHLYRINLGNLQVTKIASFPGLVTAPAVSPDGNKIACVLTKDGNSEIYVLDLNGKIIKRLTRHWSIDTSPTWSPDGRMIAFSSDRSGAPQIYLMDSDGLNVRRLTFQTGYNDSPIWAERGDRITFVSRTRSGRFDLASIDTSGTNYRLMTEVGMNENPHFSPDGKHIVFSSTRLGPRDIFTMDITGRNQRRLTRYKGCSNPVWGPLPN, encoded by the coding sequence ATGAAACGAATCTTTCTCGCTTTTGCATTTGTCACATGTCTGTCTCTCACCGGTCAGGCACAGGAAAACAAAGTCAGAGAAATCCTCTTCGATACCATTGTCAAGGGCGATGTGCATGCCACTCCCATAGGGGTCGACCAGATGGTGTACGTCGGCACGGAGTACATATCCAAGAGTGATACGACGTTGATGGAGTACGCGACTCGAATCGTGCAGCGTGATCTTGATTTCTACCTTGATTTCGAGCTGATCGAGGTAGACCCTTTCTATATAGAACTCTATGAGATCGTCGAACTCGACCTGTTCGGTTGGCAGCGTTTGGGAGCCGATTATGTGGTGAAACTCGAAGCCGAGTTCCCCGGCGGCATGATGCGCGTGCGATGGAAACTTTTCGACGCCAGGCTGAAACGTCAGATAATACGTGGCACCGTTGATCGCCGCAAGGATGAGTGGCGCACGCTGGGACATGAAGTAGCCAACGATATAGTGACACAAATGACCGGCGATCCAGGTATCTTTTTGACCCGGATGGCCTATGTTAAGAAGAACGGGAATTCCAAAGAGTTGTTTATATCCGACTACGACGGCGCCAACGAAAAGCAGTTGACGGACAATGGCTCGATCAACCTCTCGCCTGTTTTCACACCGAGGGGCGACGCACTGTACTATTGCAGCTACCTCGATGGCGACCCGCACTTGTATCGAATTAATCTTGGCAATCTCCAAGTCACCAAGATAGCCTCTTTCCCCGGCCTTGTGACGGCACCGGCAGTTTCCCCCGACGGAAACAAAATCGCCTGCGTACTCACCAAAGACGGCAACTCCGAAATTTACGTGCTCGACCTGAACGGTAAGATTATCAAGCGTCTTACTCGCCACTGGTCGATAGACACATCCCCCACCTGGTCGCCCGATGGTCGTATGATCGCATTTTCATCGGACCGCTCCGGCGCTCCGCAGATATACCTGATGGACTCCGATGGCCTGAATGTCCGAAGGCTTACTTTTCAAACAGGCTACAACGACTCCCCCATCTGGGCCGAACGCGGTGATCGTATCACTTTTGTGTCTCGGACGCGGTCGGGACGATTCGACCTGGCGTCGATAGATACATCTGGTACGAACTACCGCCTGATGACCGAAGTGGGCATGAATGAGAACCCTCACTTCTCGCCCGACGGAAAACATATTGTCTTTTCGTCTACGCGCCTGGGTCCCCGGGACATTTTCACGATGGACATCACCGGCCGTAACCAACGCCGATTGACTCGATATAAAGGATGCTCGAATCCTGTCTGGGGACCTTTGCCGAATTAG
- a CDS encoding PhzF family phenazine biosynthesis protein, producing MSKYYILDVFAEQKYSGNQLAVVRDGHKYADDEMQKIAREFNFSETTFILSETERDGGYDVRIFTPAQELPFAGHPTLGTAYIIQQEIISQEVERVTLNLKAGPIPVEFSYRDGEVRELVMKQLQPEFGKQVEPAEVAAMLQIDPSDVDERFPCLEASTGMYDLIVPLRTLDAQKRVTIDLPKYYELIENLTAKAILTFCPETYNANLQLNVRMFADYFGVPEDPATGSANGCLAGYLVKEGYFESDTIDIRTEQGLQIGRPSVLHLMAEKTTKGIDIRVGGKVVRFAEGKLAQ from the coding sequence ATGTCGAAATACTACATCCTCGATGTATTTGCCGAGCAGAAGTACTCTGGTAACCAACTAGCCGTGGTTCGCGATGGGCACAAGTACGCCGATGACGAGATGCAGAAGATCGCCCGCGAGTTCAATTTCTCAGAAACTACTTTCATTCTGTCTGAAACCGAGCGAGACGGTGGATATGATGTTCGCATCTTCACTCCAGCGCAAGAGCTCCCCTTCGCGGGACACCCGACACTGGGCACTGCCTACATAATACAGCAGGAAATCATCTCACAAGAGGTGGAAAGGGTCACGCTTAACCTCAAGGCCGGACCGATCCCGGTGGAGTTCAGTTATCGCGACGGAGAGGTCCGGGAGTTGGTCATGAAACAGCTCCAACCTGAGTTCGGCAAGCAAGTCGAACCGGCAGAAGTCGCCGCCATGCTTCAGATAGACCCGAGCGATGTCGATGAGCGCTTTCCTTGTCTTGAGGCCTCCACCGGGATGTACGACTTGATCGTGCCGCTTCGTACTCTTGACGCTCAGAAACGAGTCACGATAGACCTGCCCAAGTACTATGAGCTAATCGAGAACCTTACGGCCAAAGCCATATTGACTTTCTGCCCCGAGACATACAACGCAAACCTGCAGCTGAATGTCCGCATGTTCGCCGACTATTTCGGGGTCCCCGAAGACCCGGCCACGGGCAGCGCCAACGGTTGCCTGGCCGGATATCTGGTTAAGGAAGGGTATTTCGAGTCAGACACTATCGATATCCGCACCGAGCAGGGTCTTCAAATCGGTCGGCCCTCGGTGCTGCATCTGATGGCTGAAAAGACGACGAAAGGTATCGACATTCGGGTCGGCGGAAAGGTGGTCCGTTTTGCCGAAGGAAAGTTGGCTCAGTGA
- a CDS encoding OmpA family protein has product MKRFALVTLLGMAVLFAMGGVCPPKEVIEPPPVIDTTPPPDTTPPPPPPPPPPPPPTLKESQLQTAYFDYDKSDLRGDAKSALDVNFDLMMEFTDAIIKIEGHCDQRGTVEYNQSLGAKRAQSAMDYLIGRGVPANRLSTVSYGKERLADSGTTEAAYQKNRRCEFRIISQ; this is encoded by the coding sequence ATGAAGAGATTTGCACTGGTTACACTGTTGGGCATGGCCGTTCTATTTGCCATGGGTGGTGTCTGTCCGCCCAAGGAAGTAATCGAACCGCCGCCGGTGATAGACACCACGCCGCCGCCGGACACCACGCCGCCACCACCGCCACCACCACCGCCGCCGCCGCCGCCGACTCTTAAAGAGTCACAGCTTCAGACGGCCTACTTCGACTACGACAAGTCCGACCTGCGCGGCGACGCCAAGTCGGCTCTGGATGTGAACTTTGACCTTATGATGGAATTCACCGACGCCATAATCAAGATCGAAGGTCATTGCGATCAGCGCGGCACGGTTGAGTATAACCAATCGCTGGGCGCCAAACGTGCGCAGTCCGCTATGGATTATCTCATCGGGCGCGGCGTCCCGGCCAACAGACTGTCCACTGTTAGCTACGGCAAAGAACGGCTGGCCGATTCGGGGACTACCGAGGCGGCCTACCAGAAGAACAGGCGCTGCGAGTTCCGCATTATATCGCAGTAG
- the ybgF gene encoding tol-pal system protein YbgF, which translates to MIGRSKNIITAILTMAVMCIGCWLGGCATHRQAQDILVDTRALKTDNAKTRAAVARMDSIIATGAEADSRLRAEMRTSISELHTQIARLLENYNDLMVRLNECCQDKIIVYDSLRGSVEPPITDTPPRIDCSKTYDDAFILVRQLEYDKAISGFRDFLENCPQHDNVPNAHYWIGESYYMLDKFAEAIVEFELLAKDHKSSPNIDRALYKLARSHEELGHTDQAKTVYQQLVDDYSGTLSAEQAGDRLKEL; encoded by the coding sequence ATGATTGGACGCTCAAAAAACATCATAACCGCCATCCTCACGATGGCGGTTATGTGTATCGGTTGCTGGCTGGGTGGCTGTGCCACTCATCGTCAGGCCCAGGATATTCTGGTGGACACGCGCGCGCTGAAAACCGACAACGCCAAGACGCGGGCGGCGGTTGCCCGTATGGACTCAATCATCGCAACAGGCGCCGAAGCAGACAGCCGCCTGCGAGCGGAGATGCGGACCTCGATCAGCGAATTGCACACCCAGATCGCACGCCTGCTTGAGAACTATAACGATCTTATGGTCAGGTTGAATGAATGCTGCCAGGATAAAATAATCGTATACGATTCACTCAGAGGATCTGTGGAGCCACCGATAACGGATACACCCCCGCGAATTGATTGCAGCAAGACCTACGATGATGCGTTTATTCTTGTTCGGCAACTTGAGTATGACAAAGCGATCAGCGGGTTTCGCGATTTCCTGGAGAACTGCCCACAGCACGACAACGTGCCAAACGCACACTACTGGATCGGCGAGAGCTACTATATGCTGGATAAATTCGCCGAAGCAATCGTGGAGTTTGAACTACTGGCCAAAGACCACAAAAGCTCACCCAATATCGACCGAGCTTTGTACAAACTTGCTCGCTCACATGAAGAACTTGGACACACGGATCAAGCCAAGACCGTCTACCAGCAACTGGTGGATGACTACTCAGGCACCCTGTCGGCCGAGCAAGCGGGCGACCGCCTGAAAGAACTGTAA
- the ligA gene encoding NAD-dependent DNA ligase LigA: MPGPDKKTIQELDRLRQSVQKHDRLYYIEDNPTISDAEYDRLFDRILEIEEAHPDLVTPDSPSQRIGASPSEKFAQAEHRVQMLSLQKVTTAEEFEEFDRRVRDGLETDGEIEYIVEPKLDGLAVELVYENGLFVLGSTRGDGRSGENITPNLRTLPTIPLRLSSESAERYPRLEVRGEVIMRKSEFEHLNDTLSTNDQPVLANPRNAAAGSLRQLDSKITASRPLLFYAYGISDTNLKSLDKQHAVMDLLYKEGFLINDQIKPATGTHKVTQAFNMLAAARDQLDYEIDGMVVKVDSFADQEILGQISRAPRWAVAWKFAAETAQTVVEDIEFSVGRTGVVTPVATLIAVRVSGVMVTHASLHNEDELTALDVRVGDTVTIRRAGDVIPEVVEVDKTRRPQGTEAVKFPTVCPSCNQSISRSEGEAAWRCLNTSCPDQLEGRLFHFASKSGFDIEGLGGKLARQLIAEKLVSNPADLFFLTKEQLLPLELMADKKAENLLTAIDRARRTSLPRLIYALGISGVGEAAAASLAAQYESFQRLQTTTVEQLESVGGIGPTIAADIGEFFSNPTNVRMIDRMREGGVEFPTWQTRSQQGPLAGQTFVITGKLTKPRGFYKNLIVQNGGKVSATVSSSTNFLLFGVDAGSKLAKARKLGIATIDEDGLEQLLSDQ; encoded by the coding sequence ATGCCGGGACCAGACAAGAAAACTATCCAGGAACTCGATCGACTGCGCCAATCCGTCCAGAAGCACGACCGTCTTTACTACATCGAAGACAACCCGACCATCAGTGACGCAGAGTATGACCGACTATTTGACCGCATCCTTGAAATCGAAGAAGCCCATCCCGACCTCGTCACACCCGATTCCCCCAGCCAGAGGATTGGCGCCTCTCCCTCGGAGAAGTTTGCTCAGGCGGAACACCGCGTGCAGATGCTGTCGCTGCAGAAAGTGACCACGGCTGAAGAGTTTGAGGAGTTTGATCGCCGAGTGCGCGACGGTCTGGAAACGGACGGTGAGATCGAGTACATCGTGGAACCGAAACTTGACGGTCTGGCCGTCGAATTGGTCTATGAAAACGGGCTGTTCGTACTGGGTTCCACTCGTGGCGACGGCAGGAGCGGCGAAAACATCACACCCAACCTGAGGACCCTGCCAACCATCCCGCTGAGGCTGTCCAGTGAGTCGGCTGAACGGTATCCGAGACTGGAAGTGCGTGGTGAAGTCATCATGCGAAAATCGGAATTCGAGCACCTTAACGACACCCTGTCGACAAACGATCAACCCGTCCTGGCCAATCCTCGCAATGCTGCAGCCGGATCGCTGAGACAGCTTGACTCAAAGATCACCGCATCCAGGCCGCTATTGTTTTACGCCTACGGTATCTCCGACACCAACCTGAAGTCGCTCGATAAACAGCACGCCGTTATGGACCTTCTGTATAAAGAGGGTTTCCTGATCAACGATCAGATCAAGCCCGCCACAGGGACTCACAAAGTTACTCAGGCTTTCAATATGCTCGCAGCGGCACGCGACCAATTGGACTACGAGATCGACGGCATGGTTGTCAAAGTCGACAGTTTTGCCGACCAGGAAATCCTGGGACAGATTTCACGCGCTCCCCGATGGGCGGTGGCCTGGAAGTTCGCCGCCGAAACAGCGCAGACTGTGGTGGAGGACATCGAGTTTTCGGTCGGCCGCACCGGTGTGGTGACGCCAGTGGCAACACTGATAGCGGTAAGAGTCTCAGGGGTCATGGTCACCCATGCATCTTTGCACAACGAAGATGAACTCACTGCCCTCGATGTACGCGTCGGCGACACGGTAACAATCCGAAGGGCAGGCGATGTTATCCCGGAAGTTGTGGAGGTCGATAAAACCAGGCGTCCGCAAGGGACCGAGGCCGTGAAGTTCCCCACCGTGTGCCCCTCATGCAACCAGTCGATCAGTCGCTCCGAGGGTGAAGCGGCCTGGCGTTGCTTGAACACATCCTGCCCGGATCAACTCGAGGGGCGGCTGTTTCACTTTGCCTCCAAGTCCGGCTTCGACATCGAAGGTCTGGGTGGGAAACTGGCCCGTCAATTGATCGCCGAGAAACTGGTGTCCAATCCGGCGGATTTGTTCTTCCTGACCAAAGAGCAGCTTCTTCCACTTGAGCTGATGGCCGACAAGAAAGCTGAGAACTTGCTCACGGCCATTGACCGCGCTCGGAGAACATCCCTTCCACGCCTGATCTATGCATTGGGTATCTCAGGCGTGGGTGAGGCGGCTGCCGCCAGCCTGGCCGCACAGTATGAGTCCTTCCAACGATTGCAGACAACTACGGTCGAACAGTTGGAAAGTGTCGGGGGTATCGGTCCGACTATCGCCGCTGACATTGGTGAGTTTTTTTCGAATCCAACTAATGTTCGAATGATTGATCGGATGCGCGAGGGCGGTGTTGAGTTCCCGACCTGGCAGACCCGAAGTCAACAAGGACCTTTGGCTGGACAGACGTTTGTAATAACCGGCAAGCTAACCAAACCGCGCGGTTTCTACAAAAACCTTATAGTCCAGAACGGTGGCAAGGTAAGTGCCACGGTATCATCGAGCACGAACTTCCTGCTATTCGGAGTCGATGCCGGGTCAAAACTGGCCAAGGCTCGCAAGCTGGGAATTGCGACTATCGACGAAGATGGGTTGGAGCAGCTTCTAAGCGATCAGTGA
- a CDS encoding phasin family protein has protein sequence MRVIKRYSNRRLYDTSESRTLTQMDLANLVRSGIDLKVVDTSSGRDITMAVLGRIIISEAPRWSDKQQTKELFSKIIMIGGEKSMSILKNTILASIGAIHVTRAKAEKIIDDLIKKGELDKSSRKQAVMELLEKAESSTSKLKDRVAKEAGRAQHEVTSLVKRLNLAKQSDMKKVEAKVDKLAKQMRLLQKKLDSLG, from the coding sequence ATGAGAGTCATCAAACGATACAGTAATCGTCGTCTATACGATACCAGTGAAAGTCGCACCCTCACTCAGATGGATCTGGCTAATCTGGTGCGAAGTGGTATCGACCTGAAAGTGGTGGATACTTCTTCCGGACGAGACATTACTATGGCGGTGCTGGGTCGTATAATTATCAGCGAGGCCCCGCGGTGGTCGGACAAGCAGCAGACGAAGGAACTGTTTTCAAAAATAATCATGATTGGAGGAGAGAAGTCCATGTCTATTCTCAAAAACACAATTCTGGCCTCGATCGGTGCCATTCATGTCACCAGAGCCAAAGCCGAAAAAATCATCGATGATCTCATCAAGAAGGGCGAGCTTGATAAGTCCAGCCGCAAACAGGCGGTGATGGAACTCTTGGAAAAAGCTGAGTCATCGACCTCCAAGCTCAAGGATCGGGTGGCCAAGGAAGCTGGACGGGCGCAGCATGAAGTGACCAGTCTGGTCAAGAGGTTGAATTTGGCAAAACAGTCGGACATGAAAAAAGTCGAGGCCAAGGTCGACAAATTGGCCAAACAGATGCGGCTGTTGCAGAAAAAGCTCGACAGCCTGGGGTGA
- a CDS encoding response regulator, protein MTKRNNRLSQKVKINTARVLVIDDEPEITEIVETFLMESGYQVAVENSPNDAVQKARAFKPDVILLDIMMPGVDGYDICQQLKGEPQFADTPIIFLTGKDRSDDMGRSFRSGGDMFIKKPFSCERLLEIVNIVLVSTGKH, encoded by the coding sequence TTGACTAAAAGGAATAATCGGTTGTCTCAGAAGGTCAAAATCAATACCGCCCGCGTTCTGGTTATCGATGATGAACCGGAAATCACCGAAATCGTTGAGACGTTTCTTATGGAGTCAGGCTACCAGGTGGCCGTCGAGAATTCTCCGAACGATGCCGTACAAAAGGCGCGCGCTTTCAAGCCCGATGTGATTCTTCTGGACATTATGATGCCCGGAGTTGACGGCTACGATATTTGCCAACAGCTCAAGGGCGAACCTCAGTTTGCCGACACCCCGATCATTTTTCTAACAGGCAAGGATCGTTCCGACGATATGGGCAGGTCATTCCGCTCAGGTGGTGATATGTTCATTAAGAAACCGTTCTCTTGTGAAAGACTCCTGGAAATCGTCAATATCGTTTTAGTCTCAACCGGGAAACATTGA
- a CDS encoding response regulator yields the protein MTNTEPNINGTILVVDDEEVIVSLLSSILEREGYQVHCGRSGREGVEIAMKTHPDLIIMDILMPDLDGYGATRLIKQNPTMQNVPVIFLTGRSAEEDGGKAFANGATTFVRKPFKRRQITDLVKLTMMSATA from the coding sequence ATGACCAACACTGAACCCAACATAAATGGAACGATTCTGGTAGTCGACGACGAAGAGGTAATTGTAAGTCTTCTCAGTAGTATCTTGGAACGTGAGGGTTATCAGGTGCACTGCGGTAGGTCGGGTCGAGAAGGGGTGGAAATCGCAATGAAAACACATCCCGACCTGATCATAATGGACATACTCATGCCTGATCTGGATGGCTACGGCGCCACCAGATTGATCAAACAGAACCCAACTATGCAAAATGTACCGGTGATATTCCTGACCGGTCGCTCGGCTGAAGAAGATGGAGGGAAAGCATTTGCCAACGGGGCCACCACGTTTGTCCGGAAACCGTTCAAACGGAGGCAGATAACGGACCTGGTCAAGCTAACCATGATGTCCGCGACAGCCTAA